The following proteins come from a genomic window of Azotosporobacter soli:
- a CDS encoding ammonia-forming cytochrome c nitrite reductase subunit c552 — protein sequence MNRGQKILIGVLGFLMMVFGLVVAMRVWIMPPASATVAAAKIPKGEYDPAVWGKAYPLQYASYEKNKEMKASPTGYGGSINVQKWDMQPELKANFAGMPFSKDYREDRGHPYALQDQKESARVTPATVGSCIACKTPYVEKLYAEQGWGFTKTPLLQLIDEAKHPVSCANCHDNESMDLKVTQPAFIEAMQRKGVDLYKASRQDMRTYVCAQCHAEYYFEPGSNRVVFPWDNGLSADEIYSLYSTKPNGFEKDWVHATSKAPMLKAQHPDYEEWSTGVHGQSGVSCADCHMPYMRSNGQKYTSHHMTSPLQAIRSSCLTCHKQDEAWALNQVKGIQDSVFVMQRSAGKNIERAHETIAKAATQQGVNEAELAAARELVRQAQWDWDYVAAANSMGFHSPVQAQRVLGQALDLSYKAMEKANQAAGRGGL from the coding sequence TTGAATAGGGGGCAAAAGATACTCATTGGTGTTCTGGGATTCCTGATGATGGTCTTTGGCTTGGTCGTAGCGATGCGGGTTTGGATTATGCCGCCGGCTTCCGCTACGGTGGCAGCGGCTAAAATTCCTAAAGGCGAATACGATCCGGCCGTCTGGGGCAAAGCGTATCCTTTGCAGTATGCCAGCTATGAGAAAAACAAGGAAATGAAAGCGTCTCCTACGGGATACGGCGGCAGCATCAATGTGCAAAAATGGGATATGCAACCGGAACTGAAGGCGAATTTCGCAGGGATGCCTTTCAGCAAAGATTATCGGGAAGATCGGGGACATCCCTATGCTTTGCAGGATCAAAAGGAATCGGCTCGGGTGACGCCGGCGACCGTTGGTTCTTGCATCGCCTGCAAAACTCCGTATGTAGAAAAACTGTATGCTGAGCAAGGCTGGGGATTTACGAAAACGCCGTTATTGCAACTGATTGATGAAGCCAAGCACCCTGTCAGCTGCGCTAATTGTCATGACAATGAAAGCATGGATCTTAAAGTGACGCAACCTGCCTTCATTGAAGCGATGCAGCGCAAGGGCGTGGATCTTTATAAAGCCAGCAGGCAGGACATGCGAACATATGTCTGTGCGCAATGCCACGCGGAATACTATTTTGAGCCTGGAAGCAATCGAGTGGTCTTTCCGTGGGATAATGGCCTGAGCGCAGATGAGATCTATTCGCTTTACAGCACGAAGCCAAATGGTTTTGAGAAAGACTGGGTTCACGCGACATCAAAAGCGCCGATGCTGAAAGCCCAGCATCCGGATTATGAAGAATGGTCGACCGGAGTGCATGGCCAGTCCGGCGTCTCTTGCGCGGACTGCCATATGCCGTATATGCGCAGCAATGGGCAAAAATATACGTCACATCACATGACGAGCCCGTTGCAGGCCATTCGCTCCTCTTGCCTGACTTGTCATAAGCAGGATGAAGCGTGGGCGCTGAATCAGGTCAAGGGAATTCAAGACTCGGTCTTTGTTATGCAGCGCAGCGCTGGCAAAAATATTGAGCGGGCGCACGAGACGATTGCCAAAGCAGCGACGCAACAGGGCGTGAACGAAGCGGAGCTTGCAGCCGCGCGAGAACTGGTGCGGCAGGCGCAGTGGGATTGGGATTATGTAGCCGCGGCTAACAGCATGGGCTTCCACAGTCCGGTTCAGGCGCAACGCGTCTTAGGTCAGGCTCTCGACTTATCCTATAAAGCGATGGAAAAGGCGAATCAGGCTGCCGGGCGAGGCGGCTTGTAG
- a CDS encoding polysaccharide biosynthesis protein has product MSEGTAKTFFKGTLILTAAGIVVKAIGSLNWIFLSRVLGGEGIGIYQMAFPLYLLALSLSSAGIPVAISIITAEKVALGDYRGAERVFKLSFALLFLTGAVLSVLLYFGADWLIGARIIRDPRVYYSLIALSPAVFIVTLLSSFRGYLQGWQSMTPTAVSQIVEQLFRVAAMLLFASWLLPKGLAAAAGGASLGAGVGAAAALVVLVFYYLRLRRRTKKMVQAEALQGGRERRRSILRRIAELALPVSLSSIMLPLVANLDLAVVPLRLESAGFSVERATELFGYLTGMAIPLVNLATILTAALATSLVPAIARVYALGDLRDVYYRTAGAMRLANLATIPFGVMLWVLAKPVLSVVYHAPGAAEVTQVLAASVFLLGMHQVSTGVLQGLGRTSIPVINMGLAALVKLGLNWTLTALPVLGISGAALATLADIGIAALLNLYFIYRHTGFFLDAADLGRNLLAAAVMGSCMQLSYGVLLALLGSEAGVIALTALLGGVVYLVVMLLCGGLKRRDLERIPLLGQRLRRV; this is encoded by the coding sequence ATGAGCGAAGGGACGGCAAAGACTTTCTTTAAAGGGACGCTGATTTTGACGGCGGCGGGCATCGTGGTCAAGGCGATCGGCAGTCTGAACTGGATCTTCCTGTCGCGCGTTTTGGGCGGCGAAGGCATCGGCATCTATCAGATGGCGTTTCCGCTCTATCTGCTGGCACTCAGCCTTTCTTCGGCCGGCATTCCGGTCGCAATCTCGATCATCACGGCGGAAAAAGTCGCGCTTGGCGATTATCGGGGTGCGGAACGGGTTTTCAAGCTGTCGTTCGCGCTGCTTTTCCTGACAGGAGCTGTTTTGAGCGTGCTCCTTTATTTTGGCGCGGACTGGCTGATCGGAGCAAGAATCATTCGTGATCCGCGCGTCTACTATTCGCTGATCGCGCTGTCGCCAGCGGTGTTTATCGTGACGCTGCTCTCCAGTTTTCGCGGTTATCTGCAGGGCTGGCAGAGCATGACGCCGACGGCTGTCTCGCAGATCGTCGAGCAATTGTTCCGCGTCGCTGCGATGCTGCTGTTCGCGAGCTGGCTGTTGCCGAAAGGGCTGGCTGCGGCTGCGGGCGGTGCGAGTCTTGGGGCCGGAGTGGGCGCTGCTGCTGCGCTGGTCGTGCTGGTCTTTTATTATTTGCGGCTGCGCCGCCGTACGAAGAAAATGGTGCAGGCCGAGGCGCTGCAGGGCGGGCGGGAACGAAGGCGCTCGATCCTGCGGCGGATCGCCGAACTTGCGCTGCCGGTCTCGCTGTCGAGCATCATGCTGCCGCTGGTCGCCAATCTGGATCTGGCGGTCGTGCCGTTGCGTCTTGAGAGTGCGGGCTTCAGCGTCGAACGCGCGACCGAACTCTTCGGTTATCTGACCGGGATGGCGATACCGCTGGTCAATCTGGCGACAATTCTGACCGCGGCGTTGGCGACGAGTCTTGTGCCGGCGATCGCGCGCGTTTATGCACTGGGAGATTTGCGGGACGTTTATTATCGCACGGCAGGCGCGATGCGCCTGGCAAATCTGGCGACGATTCCTTTCGGCGTAATGCTTTGGGTTTTGGCGAAGCCGGTCTTAAGCGTCGTCTATCATGCGCCTGGTGCGGCCGAGGTTACGCAGGTTCTGGCGGCCAGCGTGTTTCTGCTCGGCATGCATCAGGTTAGCACCGGCGTGCTGCAGGGGCTGGGGCGGACGTCGATTCCGGTGATCAATATGGGATTAGCGGCGCTTGTCAAACTTGGTCTCAACTGGACGCTGACCGCGCTGCCTGTACTTGGCATCAGCGGCGCGGCGCTAGCGACGCTGGCCGATATCGGAATCGCCGCACTGCTGAACTTATATTTTATCTACCGCCATACCGGTTTCTTCCTCGATGCCGCGGATTTGGGCAGAAATCTGCTTGCGGCAGCCGTGATGGGGTCGTGCATGCAGCTGTCTTATGGCGTTTTATTGGCGCTGCTCG
- a CDS encoding HD-GYP domain-containing protein: protein MLYNIHPLKLFRALSLSLELSHDGSARHHWRTAMIASRIAEELPIEDSERQLVLHASLLHDIGAAAHWDEEFVGDGAFEGAAQHAEAGYRLLKDSRALGRLALPIRYHHARWDGMGAAEPAGKAIPLAARIIHAANRMETLLAEEKREHVLLQQRPILKTLASEAGKELDPAVVAVLLQIAEKESFWLDLINYQYYDRFFSLRMEGHMHLQLAEILDIAEIFATLIDQASQFTARHSRFVSQVAALLAEKKGFCQMEVTAMRIAGLLHDLGKLSIPAHVLEKEGKLAPEEQTIMRQHTYYTYRILSELDDFPLISQWAAYHHETLDGEGYPFRVPGEQLRLGSRIVAVADVFVALTEPRPYRPKLLTRHQVEEIMQERAAKNKLDDGLVKLLFQHYREACAGMHKWENGDAENEGKNGAMPS from the coding sequence GTGCTGTACAACATCCATCCGTTAAAACTGTTCCGCGCCTTATCGTTATCGCTCGAGTTATCGCATGACGGCAGCGCGCGCCACCATTGGCGCACCGCAATGATCGCCAGCCGGATCGCCGAAGAACTGCCGATCGAAGACAGTGAAAGGCAGCTGGTGCTGCATGCTTCTTTGCTGCATGACATCGGCGCGGCCGCGCACTGGGACGAAGAATTCGTCGGAGACGGTGCGTTTGAGGGTGCGGCGCAGCATGCCGAAGCCGGATACCGTCTTTTGAAAGATTCGCGCGCACTGGGGCGCTTGGCGCTGCCGATCCGTTACCATCATGCCCGCTGGGACGGCATGGGCGCGGCGGAGCCGGCCGGTAAAGCGATCCCGCTGGCTGCGCGCATCATTCACGCGGCGAATCGGATGGAGACCTTGTTGGCCGAAGAAAAAAGAGAACATGTGCTGCTGCAGCAAAGACCGATCCTAAAGACGCTGGCGAGCGAAGCGGGCAAAGAACTCGACCCGGCAGTCGTCGCCGTACTCCTTCAGATCGCTGAGAAAGAAAGCTTCTGGCTCGATCTCATCAACTATCAATACTATGATCGTTTCTTCAGTCTGCGCATGGAAGGGCATATGCATCTGCAGCTCGCTGAGATCCTCGATATCGCGGAGATCTTCGCGACGCTGATTGACCAGGCCAGCCAGTTCACGGCGCGCCATTCACGTTTCGTCTCGCAGGTCGCGGCGCTGCTGGCGGAGAAAAAGGGCTTCTGTCAGATGGAAGTCACGGCGATGCGGATCGCAGGCCTGCTGCACGACCTGGGCAAGCTATCCATTCCGGCGCATGTGCTGGAAAAGGAAGGCAAGCTCGCGCCGGAAGAACAGACGATCATGCGTCAGCACACCTATTATACCTATCGCATCCTTTCCGAACTGGACGACTTTCCTTTGATTAGCCAGTGGGCGGCTTATCATCATGAAACGCTCGACGGCGAAGGGTATCCGTTCCGGGTGCCGGGCGAGCAGCTGCGTCTCGGCTCAAGGATCGTCGCGGTCGCGGACGTCTTCGTCGCGCTGACCGAACCGCGCCCGTATCGTCCGAAACTCCTGACGCGGCATCAGGTGGAAGAGATCATGCAGGAACGGGCGGCGAAGAATAAACTGGACGACGGTCTGGTGAAACTCCTCTTCCAGCATTACCGCGAAGCCTGCGCAGGCATGCACAAATGGGAGAACGGCGATGCGGAAAACGAAGGCAAGAATGGAGCAATGCCGTCCTGA
- the ccsB gene encoding c-type cytochrome biogenesis protein CcsB — protein MAAYEGALFAGAFFLYFLAASCYLLRLVWKITFLGKVATALSVLAVTATAASAVVRTYGAGRAPFANMYEFGILFVLCLGLLHLFIEWRQKEQAFGAFIMPVAFLFSGFFALYYQEARPLMPALKSNWLIAHVLTAVVAYGFLAVSFALGLMFYWRQGLQGTTTLPSLERLESMMHQSIVAAMPFLTLLIITGSIWAEYAWGTYWRWDPKETWSLVTWIIYAVYLHGRLSRGWRGRKAVNWALGGFLAVVFTFIGVNLLLSGLHSYALN, from the coding sequence ATGGCAGCCTATGAAGGCGCATTGTTTGCGGGAGCCTTTTTCCTTTATTTTTTGGCGGCGTCGTGTTATTTGCTGCGTCTGGTCTGGAAAATAACGTTCTTAGGAAAAGTGGCGACGGCTCTGTCGGTTCTGGCGGTTACGGCGACAGCCGCATCGGCTGTGGTGCGTACGTATGGCGCGGGGCGTGCTCCGTTTGCCAATATGTATGAATTTGGCATCCTTTTTGTTTTGTGCTTGGGTTTGCTTCACCTATTTATCGAATGGCGGCAGAAAGAACAGGCTTTTGGAGCATTCATCATGCCGGTGGCTTTTTTGTTCAGCGGTTTTTTTGCATTGTATTATCAGGAAGCCAGACCCTTGATGCCGGCGCTGAAAAGCAATTGGCTCATTGCACATGTGCTGACGGCGGTAGTGGCTTACGGGTTTCTGGCTGTATCCTTTGCACTAGGGCTGATGTTTTATTGGCGTCAAGGCTTGCAAGGAACAACGACATTGCCTTCGCTAGAACGGTTGGAGTCGATGATGCATCAATCGATTGTCGCGGCGATGCCGTTTCTGACGCTTCTTATCATTACCGGTTCCATTTGGGCGGAATATGCTTGGGGTACCTATTGGCGCTGGGATCCTAAAGAAACGTGGTCGCTGGTGACCTGGATCATTTATGCGGTATACCTGCATGGCCGTCTCAGCCGCGGCTGGCGGGGAAGAAAAGCTGTGAACTGGGCTTTGGGCGGGTTTTTAGCAGTGGTTTTTACCTTTATCGGCGTCAATCTTTTGTTGTCCGGCCTTCACAGTTACGCTTTAAATTGA
- a CDS encoding cytochrome c biogenesis protein ResB, translated as MKQKTFWQTFTSMNTGIVLLLLIAALAVLGTLIPQERAMSSASPLAKLLYQTVGLGDLYHAWWFRALLGLLSLNVLSCMVRQFPVLWRRTRLQEPWPSLRESLPRVMLPLREEALYSVESVLQEDGFAWKKREETEGQLVWLAYRRRWAAWGTFLAHLSVLLITAGGLYGSLTGMQGELSVPVGERRLLDETWGAAKGLEIELLDFCTEYYENGQVSDWISDVVVRKEGRELARKLVKVNEPLDLDGLRLYQSFYGQGIDARLGTGMRQRLTERQVWVVDASSQVAVQVMRYIPDFDPLRPMISRSTEAKNPHFLYVVYENGRQSDWGAAALGQEVKLPGGGSVTFIRVIPFSGFQIKLDPGLPIVFAGFFFLVFGFFAGLYGRTRYFSCAVDAQGRLAIGGLSKVEEEEFCRRIRERREKEQKAI; from the coding sequence ATGAAGCAAAAAACGTTTTGGCAAACATTCACTTCGATGAATACGGGAATTGTCCTCTTGCTGCTGATAGCGGCTCTTGCGGTTTTAGGGACCTTGATTCCTCAAGAACGAGCCATGTCCTCCGCTTCACCGTTGGCGAAGCTGTTATATCAAACTGTCGGTTTGGGTGATCTTTATCATGCGTGGTGGTTCCGCGCTTTGTTGGGCTTGCTGAGTCTGAACGTACTGAGTTGTATGGTGCGTCAGTTTCCGGTGTTGTGGCGGCGCACAAGGCTGCAAGAACCGTGGCCGTCTCTGAGGGAAAGTTTGCCAAGGGTGATGCTACCTTTGCGCGAAGAAGCGCTTTATAGCGTGGAAAGCGTGTTGCAAGAGGATGGCTTTGCATGGAAGAAGAGAGAAGAAACAGAAGGGCAGCTGGTCTGGCTGGCGTATCGTCGGCGTTGGGCGGCGTGGGGGACGTTTCTGGCACATCTGTCGGTGTTGCTGATTACCGCAGGCGGTCTTTATGGCAGCTTGACCGGCATGCAAGGAGAGCTGTCGGTGCCGGTTGGCGAGCGACGACTGCTTGATGAAACCTGGGGCGCCGCGAAGGGTCTGGAAATAGAACTGCTGGATTTTTGCACGGAGTATTATGAGAACGGTCAGGTATCGGATTGGATTAGTGATGTAGTGGTTCGCAAGGAAGGGCGAGAATTAGCGAGAAAGCTTGTGAAGGTGAACGAGCCGCTCGATCTCGATGGTCTGCGTTTATATCAGTCTTTCTATGGACAGGGAATTGATGCCCGCTTGGGAACGGGAATGAGGCAGCGATTAACGGAGCGGCAAGTCTGGGTGGTGGATGCAAGCAGTCAGGTTGCGGTGCAGGTTATGCGATATATACCCGATTTTGATCCGCTACGGCCGATGATCAGTCGTTCGACGGAAGCGAAAAACCCTCATTTTCTCTATGTAGTCTATGAAAACGGGCGACAGAGCGATTGGGGCGCTGCAGCACTGGGGCAAGAAGTGAAATTGCCGGGCGGCGGTAGCGTAACCTTTATCCGCGTGATTCCTTTTTCCGGGTTCCAGATTAAGCTGGATCCGGGGCTGCCGATTGTTTTTGCGGGCTTCTTTTTCCTGGTGTTCGGTTTTTTTGCGGGACTGTACGGAAGAACACGGTATTTCTCCTGTGCTGTTGATGCGCAAGGACGCTTAGCGATAGGCGGACTAAGTAAAGTCGAAGAGGAAGAATTTTGTAGACGCATCCGTGAACGCAGAGAAAAAGAGCAGAAAGCGATCTAA
- the hcp gene encoding hydroxylamine reductase, whose protein sequence is MSMFCYQCQETAKGTGCEIKGVCGKTEEVAKLQDLVIYTLKGISALVVNGKVNVRELKPVNHALLNGLFMTITNANFDALALENEILHLLKLRNELQASTALPAAHDAAKFTLATREEMLQKAANIGVLSTPDEDLRSLREMIIYGLKGMAAYTHHAFNIGKEDVGLYQFMYETLAATLNNALTKDELVALVLKTGEHGVKAMALLDEANTSKYGNPQITEVNLGVRGRPAILISGHDLTDLEQLLEQTRDSGVDVYTHSEMLPAHYYPFFKKYDNLVGNYGNSWWKQVGEFEPFNGPILFTTNCIVPPRSEEVASRIFTTGAAGYPSCTHIVAGADGKKDFSALIAMAKSKQPPQEIETGKIVGGFAHEQVFALADQVVAAVKSGAIRRFFVMAGCDGRMKSREYYSEFAAKLPPDTVILTAGCAKYRYNKLGLGTIGGIPRVLDAGQCNDSYSLAVIALKLKEVFGVDDVNKLPISYNIAWYEQKAVIVLLALLYLGVKNIHLGPTLPGFLSPNVAKVLVETFGIAGIGAPQDDIDLFLNA, encoded by the coding sequence ATGAGCATGTTTTGTTACCAATGTCAGGAAACCGCGAAGGGAACAGGCTGCGAAATCAAAGGGGTTTGCGGCAAAACGGAAGAAGTTGCCAAACTGCAAGACTTGGTGATTTACACATTGAAAGGGATTTCTGCACTCGTCGTCAACGGAAAGGTGAATGTCCGCGAACTGAAACCGGTAAATCATGCGTTGCTTAATGGCTTGTTCATGACCATTACAAATGCCAATTTTGACGCTTTGGCGTTGGAAAATGAAATCCTTCATCTGTTGAAATTACGCAATGAATTGCAAGCGAGCACCGCGCTGCCAGCGGCGCATGACGCTGCCAAGTTCACATTGGCGACGCGCGAGGAAATGCTGCAGAAAGCTGCCAACATCGGCGTGCTATCGACGCCAGACGAAGATCTGCGTTCGCTGCGTGAAATGATTATTTACGGTCTTAAAGGCATGGCTGCCTATACGCATCATGCGTTCAATATTGGCAAAGAAGACGTTGGGTTATACCAATTCATGTATGAGACGCTTGCGGCGACGCTGAATAATGCACTAACGAAGGACGAGTTGGTGGCGTTGGTGTTGAAAACCGGCGAGCATGGCGTAAAGGCGATGGCTCTATTGGATGAAGCCAACACCTCGAAATACGGCAACCCGCAAATTACGGAAGTAAATCTTGGCGTGCGCGGCCGTCCCGCGATTCTGATTTCAGGGCACGATCTGACCGACTTGGAACAGCTGCTTGAACAAACGCGCGATAGCGGTGTCGACGTATATACGCACAGCGAGATGCTGCCGGCGCATTACTATCCGTTCTTTAAAAAATATGACAATCTTGTCGGCAATTACGGCAATTCCTGGTGGAAACAGGTCGGAGAATTCGAACCGTTCAACGGCCCGATCCTCTTTACGACCAACTGCATCGTGCCGCCTCGAAGCGAAGAAGTCGCTTCGCGCATCTTCACGACAGGCGCCGCCGGTTATCCAAGCTGTACGCACATTGTTGCCGGGGCCGACGGAAAGAAAGATTTTTCGGCGCTGATTGCGATGGCGAAAAGCAAACAGCCGCCGCAGGAAATTGAAACAGGGAAAATTGTTGGCGGCTTCGCGCATGAACAGGTCTTCGCGCTGGCGGATCAGGTCGTAGCGGCAGTGAAATCGGGCGCGATTCGTCGCTTCTTCGTGATGGCCGGCTGTGACGGCCGGATGAAATCGCGCGAATACTACAGCGAGTTTGCCGCGAAATTGCCGCCGGACACGGTAATCCTGACCGCAGGTTGCGCCAAATACCGCTATAATAAGCTCGGGCTTGGTACAATCGGCGGCATTCCGCGCGTCTTGGATGCCGGGCAATGCAACGACTCCTATTCGCTGGCGGTCATCGCACTGAAACTGAAAGAGGTTTTTGGCGTCGACGACGTGAATAAGTTGCCGATTTCCTACAACATCGCCTGGTATGAGCAAAAGGCGGTCATCGTGCTGCTGGCGCTGCTTTATCTCGGCGTGAAAAACATCCATCTCGGTCCGACGTTGCCGGGATTCTTATCGCCAAACGTTGCCAAAGTGCTGGTTGAAACTTTCGGCATTGCCGGAATCGGCGCGCCACAAGACGATATCGATTTGTTCCTGAACGCATAA
- a CDS encoding cytochrome c3 family protein, translated as MDESPLKKKVVLVYMLFGALLAVVALTVMAGSMAYADKPQFCGSCHSMQEVYTTFKESTHRGISCGDCHLPQQNIVVKMTAKASNGMRHTYHETLRDYPEPILVSGNAKQVVNDNCLRCHSGSTANTHLSAGGDCTSCHRDLVHDERRSAEKKGGVGLE; from the coding sequence ATGGACGAGAGCCCGCTGAAAAAGAAAGTTGTTCTGGTGTATATGCTGTTCGGAGCCTTGCTGGCGGTGGTCGCGTTGACCGTGATGGCCGGTTCGATGGCCTATGCCGATAAGCCGCAGTTTTGCGGTAGCTGTCATTCCATGCAGGAGGTCTATACGACGTTTAAGGAATCGACGCATCGGGGAATCAGCTGCGGGGACTGTCATTTGCCGCAGCAAAACATCGTTGTGAAAATGACCGCTAAAGCGAGCAACGGCATGCGTCACACGTATCACGAAACGTTGCGGGATTATCCGGAACCGATTTTGGTCAGCGGCAACGCAAAACAGGTTGTGAATGACAATTGTCTGCGCTGTCACAGCGGTTCAACCGCCAACACGCACTTGTCCGCGGGGGGAGACTGCACTTCCTGCCATCGCGATCTGGTGCACGATGAACGCCGTTCGGCAGAAAAGAAAGGAGGCGTGGGTCTTGAATAG
- a CDS encoding DedA family protein has translation MEAFYEVVIACIQNWGYAAIVVGMAMESACLPVPSELIFGFAGYLVFLGQLDFGASVAAGVAGGLLGSLLSYLAGRYGGRPLLDKYGRYVFLSQAHLETAQRWFDRYGLKAVFFARLLPIVRTFISLPAGLAGVPFGRFVLYTLLGSLPWTVALIYAGVLFGENWRTIQTMGHGAAAALIGAALLGALVWRRQAMKLKQGQGLR, from the coding sequence ATGGAAGCGTTTTATGAAGTGGTCATTGCGTGTATTCAAAACTGGGGTTATGCGGCGATCGTCGTCGGCATGGCGATGGAGAGCGCCTGCCTGCCGGTACCGAGTGAATTGATCTTTGGTTTTGCCGGTTATCTTGTCTTTTTGGGGCAGCTTGATTTCGGCGCGTCCGTTGCGGCCGGTGTGGCGGGCGGGCTTCTAGGTTCACTGCTTTCTTATCTGGCGGGACGTTATGGCGGTCGCCCTTTGCTCGACAAATACGGCCGCTATGTTTTTCTCTCGCAAGCGCATCTCGAAACGGCGCAGCGCTGGTTTGACCGTTATGGATTGAAAGCGGTGTTTTTTGCCCGTTTGCTGCCGATCGTGCGCACGTTTATTTCGCTGCCCGCCGGCCTTGCCGGAGTGCCGTTCGGCAGGTTTGTGCTCTATACGCTGCTCGGTTCGTTGCCCTGGACGGTCGCGCTGATTTATGCAGGGGTGCTGTTCGGTGAGAACTGGCGGACAATCCAGACGATGGGGCATGGTGCGGCAGCAGCGTTAATCGGCGCAGCGCTGCTTGGCGCGCTCGTTTGGCGGCGGCAGGCCATGAAACTGAAACAGGGGCAAGGCTTACGATGA